The Sulfurimonas hydrogeniphila genome includes a window with the following:
- a CDS encoding ABC transporter ATP-binding protein — MSKQAIRVENLVKNFGKGDSLVEVLDGASFSVDKGELVALVAPSGAGKTTLLMMIGCVEEPTGGVIWLGDEKVYENKWLTNETRKIRREKIGFIFQAHYLIPFLNILENITLVPQVNGVSEEESKKTAMELLEYFEIADKAYSMPSELSGGQNQRAAIARALANKPQIILADEPTAALDSKRSVDVVKMLKKIAIEQNVAVIMVTHDEAMLPLCDRILKIENKKVVSSKSFQENTIL; from the coding sequence AGAGTAGAAAATCTGGTGAAGAATTTCGGCAAGGGAGATTCTCTTGTTGAGGTCTTGGACGGTGCATCTTTCAGTGTAGACAAAGGAGAGCTTGTAGCACTTGTTGCCCCGAGCGGTGCCGGAAAAACAACACTGCTTATGATGATAGGCTGTGTGGAAGAGCCGACAGGCGGCGTCATTTGGCTGGGAGATGAAAAGGTATATGAGAACAAATGGCTGACTAATGAGACGCGAAAAATAAGACGGGAAAAAATCGGTTTTATTTTTCAGGCGCATTATCTGATTCCTTTTTTGAATATTTTGGAAAATATTACTTTGGTCCCTCAGGTAAACGGTGTTTCAGAAGAAGAGAGCAAAAAAACAGCAATGGAACTTTTGGAGTACTTTGAAATTGCGGACAAGGCCTATTCTATGCCTTCAGAACTCTCAGGCGGACAGAACCAAAGAGCAGCCATAGCACGGGCTCTGGCAAACAAACCCCAGATTATATTGGCAGATGAACCGACAGCAGCACTTGATTCCAAGCGTTCTGTTGATGTTGTAAAAATGCTCAAAAAGATAGCTATAGAACAGAATGTGGCGGTAATCATGGTGACACACGATGAAGCGATGCTGCCGCTGTGTGACAGAATCTTGAAAATAGAAAACAAAAAAGTTGTCTCTTCAAAAAGTTTCCAGGAAAATACGATACTTTGA
- a CDS encoding TetR/AcrR family transcriptional regulator yields MAIIVDKEQKKKDIALGTKALILKDGINNITISQIAKAANIGKGTVYEYFKNKDEIVFELVEILMQEHNERKEKQLSLHVSTREKVKSFFSFFYADEDQELREIYKQFTAIALSSTNEEMVAFQTECYTLYEKWMENYEKWMENIIEEGIEKNELKSEAKELVMGIFAFAQGTFIMSVTTSAIEDLKQKIDTQIDILFDLMEK; encoded by the coding sequence TTGGCAATTATAGTTGACAAAGAACAGAAAAAAAAAGATATTGCTCTTGGAACAAAAGCGTTAATTCTTAAAGACGGAATTAACAATATAACAATTTCTCAGATTGCAAAAGCTGCCAACATAGGCAAAGGCACTGTGTATGAATATTTCAAGAACAAAGATGAGATAGTCTTTGAACTGGTTGAGATTTTGATGCAGGAGCATAACGAGAGAAAAGAGAAACAACTCTCACTACATGTAAGCACACGGGAAAAAGTCAAAAGTTTCTTTAGCTTTTTTTATGCCGATGAAGATCAGGAACTGCGTGAAATATACAAGCAGTTTACTGCCATTGCTCTGAGCAGTACAAATGAAGAGATGGTGGCTTTTCAAACAGAATGCTATACGCTTTATGAAAAATGGATGGAAAATTATGAAAAATGGATGGAAAATATCATAGAAGAGGGCATAGAAAAAAACGAGTTAAAGAGTGAAGCAAAAGAGTTGGTTATGGGTATTTTTGCTTTTGCTCAGGGGACTTTTATTATGAGTGTCACCACAAGTGCCATAGAAGATTTAAAACAAAAAATAGATACGCAAATAGATATTTTATTTGATTTAATGGAGAAATGA
- a CDS encoding sensor domain-containing diguanylate cyclase: MDNKKLIITVFIIVLLNMLFFLQFNRMQMKNIFRNANEMALSIEHEMRMSINAVEYLHVAAEQIFKNKENLKPNEALHVKYVNENGTYALDENKEVNLLGFGKKALSDKRLLQEMEAALQLTPFFQLVAEQNKNFAWIYYYSKNHFTVLYPYVCSADFQFTPVVEKKPFYHDATPQANPQKKLFLTPLYMDAIGKGLMVTVGKPLYYKNHFLGTLDVDITLNNFDNLLSRLDYFNNQSVIYNNKNQIVASHNLIQDFNRSKIYKIDDFLDLSIQNMNETLESLQYKDSQYIFVKRLPYVHLHFVYRVQAHTLWFKSFLYTFPIFLLMLLSLYLIFLYQKSKIINQKLKMQTIVDYMTGAYNRRYFFEVARAIFSKALRKHTKLAVVMMDIDDFKSVNDTYGHDAGDLAIIEVKKILEKNLRRYDLFARFGGEEFCVVLDDISKEDAEKLFEKIRKDFENNIITYNNMKIRYTVSFGIAYGMADSLEKMIKVADEALYKSKKNGKNRVTLYEV; encoded by the coding sequence ATGGATAATAAAAAACTTATAATTACTGTATTTATTATTGTTTTATTAAATATGCTGTTTTTTTTGCAGTTTAACAGAATGCAGATGAAAAATATTTTTAGAAATGCAAATGAGATGGCATTGAGTATTGAACATGAAATGCGTATGAGTATCAATGCGGTAGAGTATTTACATGTAGCCGCAGAGCAGATTTTTAAAAATAAAGAAAATCTCAAGCCAAATGAGGCTTTACATGTAAAGTATGTTAATGAAAACGGCACCTATGCACTGGATGAAAACAAAGAAGTAAACTTATTGGGTTTTGGCAAAAAAGCACTTTCGGACAAAAGACTGCTCCAGGAGATGGAGGCGGCACTGCAACTCACTCCGTTTTTTCAACTGGTTGCTGAACAAAATAAAAATTTTGCCTGGATTTATTACTATTCCAAAAATCATTTTACGGTTCTTTACCCTTATGTTTGTTCTGCAGATTTTCAGTTTACCCCTGTAGTTGAGAAAAAACCTTTCTATCATGATGCAACTCCCCAGGCCAATCCTCAAAAAAAACTCTTTTTGACACCTTTGTATATGGATGCCATAGGCAAAGGGCTTATGGTGACTGTCGGCAAGCCTTTGTATTACAAAAATCATTTTTTGGGGACACTTGATGTGGATATAACATTGAACAATTTTGACAATCTGCTTTCACGTCTGGATTATTTTAATAATCAAAGTGTGATTTATAACAACAAGAACCAGATAGTGGCAAGCCATAATCTGATACAGGATTTCAACCGAAGCAAGATATACAAGATAGATGATTTTCTGGATCTCTCCATACAAAATATGAATGAAACTTTAGAATCTCTGCAATACAAAGACTCTCAATATATTTTTGTCAAAAGACTCCCGTATGTACATCTGCACTTTGTTTATAGAGTGCAGGCACACACTCTTTGGTTTAAATCTTTTTTATATACCTTTCCTATTTTTCTTTTAATGCTTTTGAGCCTTTATTTGATTTTTTTGTATCAAAAATCAAAAATTATCAATCAGAAACTCAAAATGCAGACTATAGTGGATTATATGACCGGTGCTTATAACAGAAGATATTTTTTTGAAGTTGCCAGGGCAATTTTTTCCAAAGCGCTGCGAAAACATACCAAACTGGCTGTAGTGATGATGGATATTGACGATTTTAAGAGTGTTAATGATACTTATGGTCACGATGCAGGTGACTTGGCTATCATAGAAGTTAAAAAGATTTTAGAAAAAAATCTGCGAAGATATGATCTGTTTGCACGGTTTGGAGGAGAAGAGTTTTGCGTTGTTCTTGATGATATTTCCAAAGAGGATGCAGAAAAACTTTTTGAAAAAATAAGAAAAGATTTTGAAAACAACATCATTACATACAACAATATGAAAATCAGATATACAGTTTCTTTTGGCATAGCATACGGGATGGCGGATTCTTTGGAAAAAATGATAAAAGTGGCAGATGAAGCACTGTACAAATCCAAGAAAAACGGAAAAAACCGGGTTACACTCTACGAAGTCTGA